The segment AAAATCCAAGGCGTATGTTATCTACTGAGTTGTAATGAAAGTGATGAAACGGCTCAACGTATGAATGCGTTGGTTTCTTCACATGATGGATTTGAACTCTCGGTGATTGATATGAGACTTAGAGGATTTGGTGATGTGCTAGGCCAACGTCAATCTGGGCTTCCAAACTTCATACTGGGTGATATCATTAAGGATGAAAATATTTTAAAACAAGCTAAGATTGATGCACTTACTATTGCTCACGATTTAAATAATAAGGATTATGCAGAAATAATTGCGGATGTCGACCGCCGACAGTATTTTAAAACGACATAATGGTGTATAATATTATAAGGTGATAACATGACAAAATGGGATTTATTGGATTCTATGAAGATTCCATACTTTAATAAAGATTTAATTAATAATGCGTTTATTCATTCTTCATATGTAAATGAAGCAGAAGAATTATTGGAAGATAATGAGCGTCTTGAGTTTATGGGCGATGCAGTTTTACAAATTTGTGTATCAGAGCGTCTTTTTAAGCATCAAGATCATTTTAATGAAGGTGATATGACGCTTTATCGCGCAAAATTAGTTTGTGAGGATGCGCTTGCGCAGTACAGTTTAAAACTTAAACTCAATGACTATTTGATGTTGGGAATGGGTGAGGAGAAAAATGGTGGTAGGGTTCGTGTATCCATTATCGCTGACTTGTTTGAAAGTTTTATTGGTGCTCTCTATTTAGACAGTGGTATTGATAGCGTCAATCGAGTGCTTGATTCTGTAATGAATGATGCGTTTAATGAACTTGAATCGTTGAGCATTACGGATTACAAAACAAAGTTACAGGAATATATCCAATCCGATTCACGTAAGTCGGTGAGTTATGAGGTTATTAATGTTGTGGGTCCTTCCAATGCCCCTGAATTTGAAGTCGTTGTAAAGTTGGATGAACTTATTTTTGGCCAAGGAAAAGGCTTATCAAAAAAGAAAGCAGAACAGATGGCTGCAAAGGATGCTTTTGAAAAATTAGTAAAATAATAAAGGAGATGATATCGTGACCGAAATTTTTGACAAACTTGGAATTAATAAAAATTATTCGTTTCATTTGGAGGATGCGGACATTATCTCATGTAAGTATAATCCAGAACAAAAGAAATTGATTCTAAACTTGAAGGTAATGAAAGCATTACCTTTTTCAGTCTATCGAGAGGTAGAAAAGAAATTAAAATTATATACCAAAACGGATGTTGAAATTAAGGTTGAATCTGAGCAATGTGACTTGGACTTTTTAAACATCAGTCAGTACACTGACATGATTGTTAGGGTAAATAATTTATCGGCAGTCAAAGAAGCGTCATTGCAACTTATAAATCAAGAACTTAAGTTACTCTGTATTGATTCTCGTCATCAAGAGGCAACATCGCGTGAATGCGCCATGTTGTGTGATGCTTTGAAATCATTTGGCATCCATCTTGATGTTTGTGCAGAAATCTCAGTTGAAAATCTTGCAGATGAAATTTCAGAAATGCCTAAGGTTGATAAAGTTGAGGTCATAGACCGTAAAGTGGTATCAAGAGTACCAAAACGACGAAATGGTAAAGGGAATTATAATCCAATTAAGATGAGTTTGCTTACGGATGAAGCCCGTGATGTTTCGGTTGCTGGGAAGGTGTTTGATGTTGAGGTTCGCGAAACGCGTACAGGGAAATTTATCGCGAAGTATTATTTAAGTGATGGGGAGTCAGCAATTTGTGTTGTTGATTTTGCAGATACTGAAGACGAAATCATTTCAAAAGGAATTTGTATTCGAGTCTTTGGGACCTACGTGTTCGATGCGAAATATGAACGTGATTACATTTTTAAAATGGATCGCTATGAAGAAATTGACAATATTTTCCGCCGTTTTGATACTGCTGATGAAAAACGTGTCGAGTTCCATTTACACACGAAATATTCTGAAATGGACGGTATTAACGATGCTTCAGAATATATGGCTCAAGCTTTTGAATGGGGGCATCCCGGAATGATCATAACGGATCATACGGGTGTTCAATGTTTTCCTAAAGCGTATGGTAATCTCAAGAAATTACGTTCAAAATATCCAGATCACGCATTTAAACTGGGTTATGGCGTTGAAATGAATATGGTTGATGGTGAACTTAAAATTGTTTCAAATGCACATGGTGAACCACTCCAAACAGGATCATATGTTTCTTTTGACTTGGAAACTACGGGACTTTCAAATTATTATGACCACATTATTGAATTTGGTGGTGTTTTAATTGAGAATGGACGTGTTGTTAAGAAGATGCAAACGTTTATCAAAGCACCAGTTCTGGTTCGACCATTTATTCAAGAATTAACCAATATTACGGATGCTGACTTAATGAATGCACCTACAATCGAAGAAGCAATGGATGAAATTTTAGAGTTTTTAGGGGACCATGTTCTGGTTGCTCATAACGCCCAATTTGATATTGATTTTATTCAAGAAACTCTTCGCCGAATGGGAAGAGCACCAATTCAAAATGCAGTTATTGATACTCTAGATTTATCGCGTGCTCTTTTTGATAATCGTCGTTCATACCGATTAGGTAGTATTGCGCGATTTATGCGAATTGGTTATGACGAAGGGGTTGCTCACCGGGCAGATTATGATGCGGAAGTATTGTCTCTTGTATTTTTAGAAATGTTGCGCTTAGAGCAATTAAGTTCAATGCAAACGATTGATGAATTACAATCCTTAAATAATGAATCAAGTTTTAAGAAATTACGTAAAAGTCATTGTACAGTAATAGCCAAAACACAATCAAGTATTAAGGATTTATATCAATTAATAACGTTATCTCATACCAAATACCTTGCGTTCTTCGGTAAAACATCGAAAGGTGATGCAGTTATGGCAGAACCGAGAATTCTAAGGAGTGAATTAACGCGTTTTCGCGAGAATTTATTAATTGGGGCAGGATGTACTAATTCAGAACTCTTTGAGATTGCGATGAATAAAAGTCAAGAAGCGCTGGAGCGTTGTATTTCGTTTTATGATTATGTAGAGATTATGCCTTTAGATTTATATGCGCCTTTGTTGGAGAGTCAAGCCATTGAAAGTGAGGACCGTTTAGTTGATATTATTAATCGTATTATTACGACAGCGAATAAACTAAATAAACCGATCTTAGCAGTTGGGAATGTTCATTACAATCATCCAAGTGAAAAAGTCATTCGTGATGTCTATATTCACTCACAAGGTATTGGAGGTTCACGTCATCCGCTCTATATCTTTAATGAGCAACGTCGTATGGCTTTTGAAGCACCCGATCAACATTTTAGAAGTACAACCGAGATGTTGGATGCTTTCGCCTTTTTAGGTCCAGATAAAGCATATGAGTACGTCGTGAAAAATCCCGTGAAATTATTGGATCAAATTGAAGATATCGCACCAAAGAAAAAAGAATTGTTTACCCCGCATTTAGAGAACAGTGATGAGCTCCTTAAGGAAATTGTGTAT is part of the Erysipelothrix piscisicarius genome and harbors:
- a CDS encoding PolC-type DNA polymerase III; this encodes MTEIFDKLGINKNYSFHLEDADIISCKYNPEQKKLILNLKVMKALPFSVYREVEKKLKLYTKTDVEIKVESEQCDLDFLNISQYTDMIVRVNNLSAVKEASLQLINQELKLLCIDSRHQEATSRECAMLCDALKSFGIHLDVCAEISVENLADEISEMPKVDKVEVIDRKVVSRVPKRRNGKGNYNPIKMSLLTDEARDVSVAGKVFDVEVRETRTGKFIAKYYLSDGESAICVVDFADTEDEIISKGICIRVFGTYVFDAKYERDYIFKMDRYEEIDNIFRRFDTADEKRVEFHLHTKYSEMDGINDASEYMAQAFEWGHPGMIITDHTGVQCFPKAYGNLKKLRSKYPDHAFKLGYGVEMNMVDGELKIVSNAHGEPLQTGSYVSFDLETTGLSNYYDHIIEFGGVLIENGRVVKKMQTFIKAPVLVRPFIQELTNITDADLMNAPTIEEAMDEILEFLGDHVLVAHNAQFDIDFIQETLRRMGRAPIQNAVIDTLDLSRALFDNRRSYRLGSIARFMRIGYDEGVAHRADYDAEVLSLVFLEMLRLEQLSSMQTIDELQSLNNESSFKKLRKSHCTVIAKTQSSIKDLYQLITLSHTKYLAFFGKTSKGDAVMAEPRILRSELTRFRENLLIGAGCTNSELFEIAMNKSQEALERCISFYDYVEIMPLDLYAPLLESQAIESEDRLVDIINRIITTANKLNKPILAVGNVHYNHPSEKVIRDVYIHSQGIGGSRHPLYIFNEQRRMAFEAPDQHFRSTTEMLDAFAFLGPDKAYEYVVKNPVKLLDQIEDIAPKKKELFTPHLENSDELLKEIVYRNAHNLYGNPLPEIVEARIDRELKSIFGNGYGVIYYISHLLVKKSLDDGYLVGSRGSVGSSLVATMAEITEVNPLAPHYVCDNCHYNEFFLGGEYSSGFDLDPKDCPNCGKALHCEGQDIPFETFLGFEGDKVPDIDLNFSGDYQEFAHAYTKEIFGEEYVYRAGTISTVAQKTAFGYVLGYHESMNITNSNNAWNTYLAVGAEGVKRTTGQHPGGIIVVPDYMDVHDFTPIQYPANNPDSSWYTTHFEFHDIDDNVLKLDILGHVDPTAMKMLERLTGVDIHDVPMNDKKTLSLFGSTEALEVDERKYHEVTGGLGLPEFGTPFVRGMLEATRPNKFSDLVRISGLSHGTDVWRNNAEELIKQGLAFDKVIGCRDDIMVDLMHYGLEAKEAFTIMESVRKGRGLTDDWIASMKKNNVPEWYIDSCLKIKYMFPKAHAVAYVMMAIRVAWFKVYYARAYYAVYFTLRVNAYEIETMCASQEIVASRLNSINMRLKSFDTKKDVSIKEKLD
- the rnc gene encoding ribonuclease III, translated to MTKWDLLDSMKIPYFNKDLINNAFIHSSYVNEAEELLEDNERLEFMGDAVLQICVSERLFKHQDHFNEGDMTLYRAKLVCEDALAQYSLKLKLNDYLMLGMGEEKNGGRVRVSIIADLFESFIGALYLDSGIDSVNRVLDSVMNDAFNELESLSITDYKTKLQEYIQSDSRKSVSYEVINVVGPSNAPEFEVVVKLDELIFGQGKGLSKKKAEQMAAKDAFEKLVK